From Staphylococcus sp. M0911, a single genomic window includes:
- a CDS encoding energy-coupling factor transporter ATPase, whose protein sequence is MSLNMNNVSYIYQPKTPYEFKALNNISLRFKQGHYYAIVGQTGSGKSTLIQHINALLKPTSGSIDFNEKHIDSKTKDKFLRPIRKHVGMVFQFPESQLFEDTVEKEIEFGPKNFNMNVQEVKNNAFDMLLELGFSRNVMSLSPFQMSGGQMRKLALVSILAMDPDIIVVDEPTAGLDPKSKHQVMTLLKKLQLEQHKTIILVTHDMNDVAKYAEEIIVMQKGEVQAIENPRTLFSQPDILKQWHITLPDVVCLQKDFETKYQTKLPSTALTEEEFAELYREWQNEK, encoded by the coding sequence ATGAGTTTAAATATGAATAATGTGAGTTATATTTACCAACCTAAAACACCATATGAGTTCAAGGCTTTAAATAATATTTCACTTAGATTTAAACAAGGCCATTATTATGCCATTGTGGGACAAACTGGTAGTGGCAAATCAACATTGATTCAACATATAAATGCGCTTCTAAAACCTACAAGTGGTTCAATAGATTTTAATGAAAAGCATATAGACAGTAAAACAAAAGATAAGTTTTTAAGACCCATACGTAAACATGTAGGTATGGTATTCCAGTTTCCAGAATCACAGCTTTTTGAAGATACTGTAGAAAAGGAAATTGAATTTGGACCGAAAAATTTCAACATGAATGTACAAGAAGTGAAAAATAATGCTTTTGATATGTTATTAGAACTTGGTTTTTCACGAAATGTCATGTCTCTATCACCGTTTCAAATGTCGGGTGGTCAAATGAGAAAATTAGCATTAGTTTCTATTTTAGCTATGGATCCAGATATTATCGTTGTCGATGAGCCAACAGCAGGTTTAGACCCTAAAAGTAAACATCAAGTTATGACTTTACTAAAAAAATTACAATTAGAGCAGCATAAGACAATTATACTAGTGACTCATGATATGAATGATGTTGCTAAATACGCTGAAGAAATCATTGTAATGCAAAAAGGTGAGGTACAGGCAATTGAAAATCCTAGAACGCTTTTTAGTCAACCTGACATACTTAAACAATGGCATATCACCTTACCGGATGTTGTTTGTTTACAAAAAGACTTTGAAACAAAATATCAGACAAAATTACCATCCACTGCTTTAACAGAGGAAGAATTCGCTGAGTTGTACAGGGAGTGGCAAAATGAAAAATAA
- a CDS encoding energy-coupling factor transporter transmembrane component T produces the protein MKNKLIIGRYLPSNSFIHHLDPRSKLIFVFVFIIFIFLCHSFGTYAWLFILILLIVRMAKINFMFLIKGLTPIFVFLIFTFLMHVFFTKGGTILLHWHFISIESNGILEGVYISLRLIFIVMIATVMTLSTSPIDLTDAFEKLLTPLKWLKLPVHQLSMMMSIALRFIPTLMDELDKIILAQKSRGSEISSGGVITRIKAFIPLMIPLFISAFQRAEELAIAMEVRGYDAHAERTSYRLLQWRLRDTLILLLLIPILGVLLLIKFMGV, from the coding sequence ATGAAAAATAAATTAATAATTGGACGATATCTTCCTAGCAATTCATTTATACACCATTTAGATCCAAGATCAAAACTCATATTTGTGTTCGTTTTTATTATTTTTATCTTTTTATGCCATTCCTTTGGTACGTATGCATGGTTGTTTATATTGATTTTATTAATTGTGAGAATGGCTAAAATTAATTTTATGTTTTTAATTAAAGGATTAACACCAATATTTGTCTTTTTAATATTTACATTTTTAATGCACGTATTTTTTACAAAAGGTGGAACAATCCTTTTACATTGGCACTTTATATCTATTGAAAGTAATGGGATTTTAGAAGGCGTTTATATTTCTTTACGTTTAATCTTTATTGTTATGATAGCGACTGTAATGACGCTTTCAACAAGTCCTATTGATTTGACAGATGCGTTTGAAAAATTATTAACACCTTTAAAATGGTTGAAGCTACCTGTACATCAATTAAGTATGATGATGTCTATCGCATTAAGATTTATACCAACACTTATGGATGAATTAGACAAAATTATTTTAGCACAAAAGTCTAGAGGCTCAGAAATAAGTTCTGGAGGCGTCATAACAAGAATTAAAGCATTTATTCCATTGATGATTCCATTGTTTATTTCTGCCTTTCAAAGAGCAGAGGAATTAGCGATTGCTATGGAAGTAAGGGGATATGATGCACATGCAGAAAGAACGAGCTACAGACTCCTTCAGTGGCGTCTGAGAGATACATTGATATTGTTACTATTAATTCCTATATTGGGTGTATTATTGTTAATTAAATTTATGGGAGTGTAA
- the truA gene encoding tRNA pseudouridine(38-40) synthase TruA translates to MRILVEIEYQGNQFLGFQIQQQGRTVQQQFEKILKRMHKRHIRIHPSSRTDRGVHAYQQYFHFDTELQIENSKWQYAMNSALPDDIYVKSVKQVDEDFHCRYDCVGKRYRYKVYQAKHRDPFQSGLKTYIADSLDLNQMNEAAKLFIGTHDFTGFCSQKTEVESKVRTLYQSEIVKTDEGFDYIVTGSGFLYNMVRVLVAFLIEVGKGKRSPEEIPQLLEEKNRNKIPFTAPSEGLYLEKVYLSDKALIKDFGDQIKIHYKKSLQND, encoded by the coding sequence TTGCGTATTTTAGTAGAAATTGAATATCAAGGTAACCAATTTTTAGGATTTCAAATTCAACAACAAGGTAGAACTGTACAACAACAATTTGAAAAAATACTAAAAAGAATGCATAAACGGCACATACGTATACATCCTTCTAGTCGTACTGATAGAGGTGTACACGCGTACCAACAATATTTTCATTTTGATACAGAATTACAAATTGAAAATAGCAAATGGCAATATGCAATGAATAGTGCCTTACCAGATGATATATATGTTAAATCTGTTAAACAAGTCGATGAAGATTTTCATTGTAGATATGATTGTGTAGGAAAACGGTATCGATATAAAGTTTATCAAGCTAAGCATCGCGATCCATTTCAAAGTGGATTGAAAACGTATATAGCAGATTCATTAGATTTAAATCAGATGAATGAAGCTGCCAAACTATTTATAGGTACCCACGACTTTACTGGATTCTGTTCACAAAAAACAGAAGTAGAGAGTAAGGTGAGGACCTTATACCAAAGTGAAATAGTTAAAACTGATGAAGGCTTTGATTATATCGTTACCGGATCAGGCTTTTTATATAATATGGTTCGTGTACTAGTTGCCTTTTTAATAGAAGTAGGAAAAGGTAAAAGAAGTCCAGAAGAAATCCCCCAATTACTAGAAGAGAAAAATAGGAATAAAATACCTTTTACAGCACCATCCGAAGGGCTATATTTAGAAAAAGTGTATTTATCAGATAAAGCACTAATTAAAGACTTTGGAGACCAAATTAAAATACATTATAAAAAATCATTACAAAATGATTGA
- the rplM gene encoding 50S ribosomal protein L13 yields the protein MRQTFMANESNIERKWYVIDAEGQTLGRLSSEVASILRGKNKVTYTPHVDTGDYVIIINASKIQFTGNKEQDKMYYRHSNHPGGLKSISAGELRRTNPERLLETSIKGMLPSSRLGEKQGKKLFVYGGAEHPHAAQQPENYELRG from the coding sequence ATGCGTCAAACATTTATGGCAAATGAATCAAACATTGAGCGCAAATGGTATGTTATCGATGCTGAAGGCCAAACATTAGGTCGTTTATCATCAGAAGTAGCATCTATCTTACGCGGTAAAAATAAAGTAACTTATACACCACACGTTGATACAGGTGATTATGTAATCATTATCAACGCTTCAAAAATTCAATTCACTGGTAATAAAGAACAAGACAAAATGTATTACCGTCACTCAAATCACCCAGGTGGTTTAAAATCAATTTCTGCTGGTGAATTAAGAAGAACTAACCCAGAACGTTTACTTGAAACTTCAATTAAAGGTATGCTACCAAGCAGTCGTTTAGGCGAAAAACAAGGTAAAAAATTATTTGTATATGGTGGCGCTGAACATCCACACGCTGCACAACAACCAGAAAACTACGAGTTACGTGGTTAA